The genomic stretch GGTTCAATAAAACAAGTGATGTGGGCTAAGagtttttttgttgttgtttgggTTTAAGAAAGTGGGTTTAGTTCATGATTTTGGGGTTTTGGTTTGGGCCAAAGGGGTAGAAGCCCATCGGTTTTGTTGGTTAATCTTTGGGGCCAAAGTAGCAGATTGGCCTACTTCTCTTACCTTGGGTTTTCGGTTGGGCTTGGAAGGTTtgggcccaaacaaataaataagatGGCCCATTCCTATTTGTTTTGGACTTTCGTGGGCTGGTAAGGGTTTTTGGCCCAAGAAATGAATAGAAGGGCCCAACGGCCTGGCCTGCCAAGAATTTGGCAACCAAAATTGCAAATCAGTCCTCGGACTTTTCTTTGATTATATTTCGGCCCTAAAAACTTTGGGCTTCTTTCAATTgagtccttaaattaattgcaaataggtccctgaactttatttttctttaattttgacctccaaactttgtcaatctttgcaatcaggtcctttcttctcttgacttcttaaatgtgaattgtcgacatgatttaattgattcaaattcatgcttattttttatcctttatgattatttgccaaataaattggtaccttgacctttttattgttttgaagctaatatctcatttactcgatttccattgcaagggaggtaacttctatattcttgagtttatttttcctatgtgattctacgtgttatgtgaatatgcatggctactttgcttttctttaattcctttcattttctttatttacttttgctttttatttaagttattctttatggggtatgtgtacacctcttggcttgtaatagatagggcttggaaagcacttgatgaagacctattgaagacatgtgcctagctagcaaatgtaataggttcattagcttgattgcttgcttttgttgcaatgtgttaatttgctttattaggttcttgcatctagtcgagcatgctaaatgttacgtGCTACATGTTTATGAGTATTTGgtatgtctacttgctttccatagtgtggatgaatggaatggatgaatgtacgtcaccacactagtccaacgctagttgtggcttcttttatcgtttccactagtctaatgctagtaggaattcataggaagggctagtccaacgctagacccaataggatttttcctttgtttttcattaatgcattatttgcctgttcactacatatcatgcatttttccttagttttatcatctggcatgctcctcgattcccctttcccctcactttaggtcttgcatctcatgctaggtatagtgtacatttgcctgagagtccccttaaatatggaatatagacgagtgtggctttttctaaaccttagcacgcttgtattccctctatcaaagggaaaattgagtcacaatttaggtctccccgtgcCCAATATGAATGCATTCCCTAGGACCATGCACTTTAAATCCATCTTATCATCTTCATTACACTTTCATTTTTACTCccatttgcacacgtgcacctttatatcccttcactcgcacacgagcaCTTTTTCATTTGCACCCCAACACTTTCACACTCTTCTAAATTGCACATATGCATTTTGCCCACTggcacttggagtatatttttacattcaaggacattttctttgcacacttccactcacactattgtttttattactttttcacacaaactcacatttttcatggcatgcattcatccactcatttttcatgtcatttaggtttaggtgtgacctctccaaaatgatcattgttgggcttcacaattaatgtgattggcaccactcaacctttgaagagaaatttcccccatgtccccctaggtctaggtttttgcattcatatagacatatccaacacgcgatacataccttgggtagaaaaattaggaaaattggtttaagtcacgcaactagccttggctaggtcgaaggggtgccttggatttttatccttgcattccccttcgtcaaatgtgacccccgatccctcttttggttacgtagacctaaaagttctctaaaagggtttatttactttttttattcaaaaacaaaaatcatttttgggtgacttggtacaccctaactctataccaagtggcgactccattttcaataaaaacccttttgaactttgtttggccaaatcgtcgcattctcaagtcccatggccttttacttttcattttacacACGTTTACATTCCACTACACACACACAcgttcaaaaagtggggcgcgacagtcacatccaacatgcaacacatattttgggtagaagaattaagaaaagaagggctaagtcacgcaactagctttggctagggtaagggagtgccttgggttttgcctttgccttctcccttatcaaatgtgacccccgatccctttctttggttacgtagacctaaaagttctttaaaaagggtttgtttgcttttctttccaaaaatcatttttgggtgacttggtacaccctaactctataccaagtggcgactccattttccattcaaaaacccttttgaactttgtttggccaaaccgtcgcatttcacaatcccacggccttttattttcattttcacacacgttcacatacatatcccacacactactttcacatactcaaaaagtggggcgcgacaatgcATATATATCAAAAACGAATTCACGAGACAAAAAATATATGTATGTTTATACATAAATTattaaatccaaattatttcccaataatcaaccatatgagttctgataccacttgttagggtggttatctaaatttaacctTAGGTGAAAACTATCacctattaaacccaaaatctatatggaaattattaagaaataaattaatagtaaaatagcggaagcgtacctggaTTCATATCGACAAACTGATATTTGAATTTCCAAAGATATTGaggtggccttccaggtcaacaggtattTGTCAAACCTTGAGAGAACCCTTTAGTATCTCTCtagtatctttcctgacgaacGGGATATCAGAGAAGAACTATTTTTGTGGTACTAAAAATACGACAAATAGAATGatacctgtgacctggggaccataactCTATTTATAGGTAATATTCTTGTTACCCTTTGAAATcttatttcagcccatcataaAAATAGGAGCCCTTAAGTCTCTACATATTAAAGGcacacatcctattagatacattaagtccaaaccatatttgatcactttaattggactTAACCTTATTTGACAGTTTGCATTACATAATTATTCGCATATAaatccaatgttggattaaggatccaacataTACTTGGTGGGATCTTGAGCAAATATGACTCCTTGGATGAATGGAAAATGGTGAATAAGGACATCGACTCTTATCTGACAAGAGAAGGCCTGCAGGAAAACAAAGGGATAATGCAGATTCTTTCTTTGAGTTATGATGTCCTTCCATACCATTTGAAGccttgttttctttattttggccATTTTGCAGAGGATCTACAAGTTGAGGCAATGTACTTGTATTGCTGCTGGATAGCCGAAGGAATGGTTGGGGGTCAAGGAGAAGAGACGTTAGTGGAAGTGGCAGAATAGTATTTGACTGAGCTGGTTAGTAGGTCTATGGTTCAAGTAGAAGTGACTGAGTTTCCCACAACAACAACAATCCGGTACAATTCTTGCTGGCTTCATGGTCATATGAGAGAACtatgtttgatgaaatgtataGAAGAAGATTTTCTTAAGGTTGTGGATTTTCGAGACAAATCTGGAGAAGTAAAATTCTGGGATCCTCATCCAATAATTGGCAGTAATGATACATATAGATTGGCTATCCATACAGACAGAGACGTTGATGGTGATGCTATTGTTACACAAGAAATATCTGAACAACAACTACGCTCCTTCATATCCATTAATCTCGGACAAGGTGAAAATTGGTCTGCAGAAATTGCATGGTCCCCAAAAATATTTAACAAGTTTAAGTACCTTCATGTTCTAGATTTTCAATTCTACAGTTTTGGGGACAACAAGATATTAGAAGTTATCGAGGAGCTGATCCATCTGAGGTTTCTAAGCTTTTGCAACTCTAATATGGATGAGTTGACATTGGGAATATTCAATTTGCCCTTCTTACAAAGCCTAGATCTACGGCTGGATTATTGGAACGTCCCCACCAAAGTGCCAAATCAGAATGTCAAGTGGAAAGCTAAAAGACTGAGAAACATCTTCTTTGAGAATACCGATGCAAGGCTAGTTGATCAAGGGAAATTCAGATTACTTGGTTTAGATCAGCTGGAGAGACTATCTAATTTTTGCAGTGAAACAATGGAAGTAAGAGATCTCTGCAAGTTGGTTACCCTTCATTACTTCTCTGCCACGATTTTTGGTAATGAAAGCCTTTCTTTAGTCCTCAGTTGCATTGAAGAGAATTGGCCCCGTATTAGACATGTGGAGATTCATATCAAGAATTGTCATTTTACCagcttgcaaaatgaaaatGGGGCTTCCAATCTTTTAAGGAAGGTTTTCATGTCCCGCAACCTACATGGCTTGTCAATCGAAGGAGGCCTAGGTAGAGGACTAGCCAATTTGGGATCAGAATTGGCAATAAAGCTGCATTGGCTGGAATTGATTCGATCTGAGATGGTAGAAGACCCCTTGGAAATGTTGGAGAAGCTTCCCAACCTAAGAAAGCTTCGATTGGTTGGAGCTTTTGTTGGGAAAGAAATGGTTTGTCATGCAATGGGCTTTCCCAATCTCAAACATCTTGTGCTCCAAGGATTGCACAACTTAGAGAAGTTGAGGGTTGATGAAGGAGCCATGTGCAATCTCTCTAGACTTCACAATTCACATTGAGGATTGCAAAAGGTTGGTGAAAATTCCCGATAGTTTGAGATTCTGTCGTCCTCTCATGGAGCTAAACATTGTCGGCATGCCAAAAAGAATTTAGTGATAGCATGCAGAAGGTCAATGGTCTTGGCAAATCCATTTTAGTGGATTAGACTAATAAAAAGCCAATAAGTTGATTTTATATGGTAATAAGGTATTGATATTTCTGCTAAACAATAAGGTAAAAAGGGTACTGGGATGCCTATTTCAAATAGAGCCGACAGAAGTGTATTATTTATTTCAATGAAAATGTGTACTGAACTTTGTACAGggtgttcattttcttttacatttaaaattaatcttttatacactaataatttaaattttaaacttTTATCATTAGATACATgataaataatttaaatttaaatttaaatttcacaTTTTACATATGTATCATGCATTTGGAATGGATCAAAGACACTCCATCAAGACTTTGACTAACCCACTTCCATGTGACTCCCACTTCTCGTTGGATGATGATCtaagaaaaaaatttgcatAAAAGAAGTGCTACATGATGCTGAAAGCGTAGAGAGTTAGCACAAATTTTAACACAAAGTCACCTTGCAAACACCACAAGTTTAGCATAAATTGTTCAGAATTAAAGCCTGGCTGCAGTTTTAGTTCGCAATCCCAATCCGAGAGCCCCATCAATATATTCAGATTATTTCTCAAGATCTTGGATTTTACAAAACTTTAAAATAGAAATAGACTATGATTTTATTTCATAGCATCTACATTCGAAACTTTGATTTCTTCCTGCATCTTACATGAACCAAAAGAACACGTAACAACAGACAGAATTTTACTTTACCAGTATTATATTAGATGAGATGATATACAGGCAAGAGAAACAGGGAAAGAGATGTAACAATAGAAAGTAATCCGGCATTGGTGTTGTGGCCATTAGGAGGGCTTTTAAGACTCTCTTGGGGTGCTTGTTTGGGGATCAAATTCCCTTGTTAATATCTGTCTTAGTGCACTCGTCTAGTTTAGAGGTGGTTTAATTCCCTCTAAGTTTTCAATGGTTCCGTTGAATCTGTCATTTTTCTCCATAGTATAAGTATAGATATAAGTGTAAAATGTTAATATTTtggtgaaaaaaatgaaaagacaaTCAATCGAAACCCACTAAACTTATATGAAAATGTTAGAGGTTGAATCTGTCATCTTTTCTCATAGTACAAGTGTAGATGTAAGTGTAGAATATTGACATTTAGAAAAAAAACGAGAAAAGACAGTCAATCGAACCCACTAAACTTATGTAAAAATATTAGAGGTTGAGTAGTAAAGAGTAATGTTCCCTTTTAGAGCAAATTGTTTTGGCAAGAAAATTATCGTTCTCAACACATCACCAGTTTTTAGCTTTGCTTCACAAGAGCAATCAATTAATTCCGCCTTTTGCTttgcctttttctttgcatCACAAGAGCGATCAATTAATTCCATCCTTCTATATTAGGTTAAAGAAAATTAAGTAACTTCGAAAAAGTGGACGGCCTAAAATCTGCTTTGATGATGAGAGCGCACACGCATTTAAGAGGAGGAGGCAAATTTTATTATGATTATTAAGCAACTTATAAAACATCCCAAAGTTATTGACCATGGCAAAGGTTGTCCTCGCAGGCTCCCCGAGGCCAAAGGGTACTGGTTCGTTCACAAGGGGTAAAAACGACACTCTCTTTGAGCGTTTAACAAAGAGAATTAGAGGATAGAGACCACATAATTAAGCAGGCCCCAAGTATAAAGTAATATGGGTCCCACACCTTGACATTTGGAGACAAAATGCCAAAGTCATGAGCTAGCCGTTATGACTTAAGCCCACACTTTTccaccaaagaaaaaaaaaacgtcAGAGTCTCAAATACTGAGAATTGGATTAATGAATAATGACAATGATTGAAGAAAAAGGGTAGAGAATTAAAGCCCTTTGTTTCTGCCCCAGAATTCGTCccaaaaatttttccttttttgttttgaagAATAAAAAAATGGCTGATTTCTTATTCCTTTCTGATAGTGATAATGAGAAAGCGGTGGATGAGTTACTCTCTGAAACAATGGATGAAGCCATTCTTGAACAGATTTCAGCCATAAATTGCTCTGGATTCACTGATTCAAACCTTCCTGCTCACTTGGAAACCCGGTTTCAAAAGCTCAAATCTTTCCCATCGGCAAATTCAAAGCCTAATAAGTATTCACCTCACTGCCACTCTGCTTCCGCGTCAGTCTTCAAGAACTCAAAAAATGATGAAGATTCAGTTGAGGAAAAGGATTTCAAGGAGAATATAaattcagggtttggttcaatCCCATCAAAATCATTGAGTTTTTCTAACAAAGATGAGATTTTTCAGGATTCTAAGAAAAACCCTGACTGGAGAAAGGGTTTAAAGGCAAAGTCAGAAACCGAATTTTTATCAGCTACTTCGGATTCATTTGATTTTTCTgctgaaaatgagttttttccCTCTTCCAAGAAAATCCCGTCTGGGAAAAATAGGAAGGAATTGAAATCTCCTTCAGGGTCTTCTCCACTGCCCTCTGATTCTTCAAGTGAGGCATTGTCTCCGCCTCAGAAAAGTGGCTGTTTGTGGTGTTCTCCCAGGAAGTCTTCCTGCAAAAAGAATAAGGAGAACAGGGTTTTAAATGTAAGCCTTGATTGGGGGAAGAATGATGAGGTTTTAACAGATTTGAATACTTTCTCAGGAAAAAACCAGCAGAAATTGCTTAAGAAAGCTATGAAGGAAGAGGAGGAAATCAGTAAAGAGGCCGAGAAAATTGTTAAGTGGGCAAAGCAAGCCTCTGCCAGGATGGAGATTTCCTGCATTGAAGATGATCTCAGTGACAATGAGAGTTTCCAATGATGAAGGTGTTCTTGATGGCCAGTTTACACTCCGTTATGgtataaaatttcttttcttctgccGATATTCTTTGAAGTGTTATTGTGGTTATTGCCAATTGTGTAAGCGTAGTGCGTGAAGTGTTAAGATTGGCTGAATGTGGACTGATATAGAGTAAAAATACAGAAATATATACACTATTTG from Coffea eugenioides isolate CCC68of chromosome 8, Ceug_1.0, whole genome shotgun sequence encodes the following:
- the LOC113780358 gene encoding probable disease resistance protein RF9, translating into MVQVEVTEFPTTTTIRYNSCWLHGHMRELCLMKCIEEDFLKVVDFRDKSGEVKFWDPHPIIGSNDTYRLAIHTDRDVDGDAIVTQEISEQQLRSFISINLGQGENWSAEIAWSPKIFNKFKYLHVLDFQFYSFGDNKILEVIEELIHLRFLSFCNSNMDELTLGIFNLPFLQSLDLRLDYWNVPTKVPNQNVKWKAKRLRNIFFENTDARLVDQGKFRLLGLDQLERLSNFCSETMEVRDLCKLVTLHYFSATIFGNESLSLVLSCIEENWPRIRHVEIHIKNCHFTSLQNENGASNLLRKVFMSRNLHGLSIEGGLGRGLANLGSELAIKLHWLELIRSEMVEDPLEMLEKLPNLRKLRLVGAFVGKEMVCHAMGFPNLKHLVLQGLHNLEKLRVDEGAMCNLSRLHNSH
- the LOC113779075 gene encoding uncharacterized protein LOC113779075 — encoded protein: MADFLFLSDSDNEKAVDELLSETMDEAILEQISAINCSGFTDSNLPAHLETRFQKLKSFPSANSKPNKYSPHCHSASASVFKNSKNDEDSVEEKDFKENINSGFGSIPSKSLSFSNKDEIFQDSKKNPDWRKGLKAKSETEFLSATSDSFDFSAENEFFPSSKKIPSGKNRKELKSPSGSSPLPSDSSSEALSPPQKSGCLWCSPRKSSCKKNKENRVLNVSLDWGKNDEVLTDLNTFSGKNQQKLLKKAMKEEEEISKEAEKIVKWAKQASARMEISCIEDDLSDNESFQ